One window of Candidatus Mycobacterium wuenschmannii genomic DNA carries:
- a CDS encoding MgtC/SapB family protein yields MHTLTIAEFTLRLAVGLGCGALIGIERQWQARRAGLRTNALVATGATLFVLYAVATNDSSPTRVASYVVSGVGFLGGGVILREGFNVRGLNTAATLWCSAAVGVLAAGGYLVFALIATGTIVLIHLLGRPVGHLIDRDNVVEEDEDDQPYQLQLICRPKSEKYARAQIVQRTGFGGDRLLLRGIYTGRNSDDSVTLTAYLLSDGHAPSRLEQLVAELSLQEGVQAVHWYAGDQDDRMPPAH; encoded by the coding sequence ATGCACACGCTGACAATCGCGGAATTCACGCTGCGGCTGGCCGTGGGCCTCGGCTGCGGCGCCCTGATCGGCATCGAGCGGCAGTGGCAGGCCCGGCGGGCCGGCCTGCGCACCAACGCCCTGGTGGCGACGGGCGCGACGTTGTTCGTGCTGTACGCCGTCGCGACCAACGACAGCAGTCCCACCCGGGTGGCCTCCTATGTGGTCTCCGGAGTCGGTTTTCTCGGTGGTGGGGTGATCCTGCGTGAGGGGTTCAACGTCCGCGGCCTCAACACCGCGGCCACGCTCTGGTGCTCGGCCGCGGTGGGGGTGCTCGCGGCCGGGGGATACCTGGTGTTCGCGCTGATCGCGACCGGCACCATCGTGTTGATTCATCTGCTGGGACGCCCGGTGGGGCACCTGATCGACCGCGACAACGTGGTCGAGGAGGACGAGGACGATCAGCCGTACCAGCTGCAGCTGATCTGCCGGCCCAAGTCCGAGAAGTACGCGCGCGCGCAGATCGTGCAGCGCACCGGATTCGGCGGGGATCGTCTGCTGCTGCGTGGCATCTACACCGGCCGCAACAGCGACGACAGCGTCACGCTGACCGCCTATTTGCTCAGCGACGGCCACGCGCCGTCCCGGCTGGAGCAGCTCGTCGCCGAGTTGTCCCTGCAGGAGGGCGTGCAGGCGGTGCATTGGTATGCGGGTGACCAGGATGACCGCATGCCGCCGGCGCATTAG
- the eccA gene encoding type VII secretion AAA-ATPase EccA, whose translation MTRPQTNAPDSRNAMVAGLLASGISVNGLQPSHNPQVALRMFTTATSLDPEMCDAWLARVLAGDQTIEVLTGAWQSVKTFGWEIRRLGLTELEFRPEVSDGMFLKLAVTSVESLAAAYAAALTEAKRYTDAAELLDSITPRHASDEELVKYVRGLLHFRTGRWPDVLAQFPPGAGWRHPELKAAGAAMATTALASLGVFEEATRRAQEAIEGDRVPSAANVAMYTQGMCFRHLGREEEAVEALRRVYSRDAKFTPAREALDNPNYRLVLTDPETIEARTDPWDADSAPTREQAEAAKHAEMAKKYLDEGDSELNAMLGMDAAKREIKLIKSTTKVNLARAKMGLPVPVTSRHTLLLGPPGTGKTSVARAFSKQLCGLTVLRKPLVVETSRAKLLGRYMADAEKNTEEMLEEARGGAVFFDEMHNLHESGYSTGDAYGNAIINTLLLYMENHRDELVVFGAGYAKAMDKMLEVNQGLRRRFSTVIEFFSYNPKELVALTQLMGRENEDIITDDAVEGLLPSYTRFYEDETLSSDGDLIRGIDTLGNAGFVRNVVEKARDHRSFRLDDEDLDAVLASDFDEFSDDQLRRFKELTRDDLAEGLSAAVAEKKSD comes from the coding sequence ATGACGCGACCGCAGACCAACGCGCCGGATTCCCGCAACGCGATGGTCGCGGGGCTGCTGGCGTCCGGAATATCGGTCAATGGGCTTCAGCCCAGCCACAATCCGCAAGTGGCACTGCGGATGTTCACGACGGCCACCAGCCTCGACCCGGAGATGTGCGACGCCTGGCTGGCCCGCGTGCTGGCCGGCGACCAGACCATCGAGGTACTGACCGGCGCGTGGCAGTCGGTGAAGACGTTCGGCTGGGAGATCCGCCGGCTCGGTCTGACGGAGCTCGAGTTCCGGCCCGAGGTGTCCGACGGGATGTTCCTGAAGCTCGCTGTGACCAGCGTGGAGTCGCTTGCCGCGGCCTACGCGGCCGCGCTCACCGAGGCCAAGCGATACACCGATGCGGCCGAACTGTTGGATTCGATAACGCCGCGACACGCCTCCGATGAGGAACTGGTCAAGTATGTGCGGGGCCTGCTGCATTTCCGCACCGGCCGCTGGCCCGACGTGCTCGCGCAGTTCCCGCCCGGGGCCGGTTGGCGGCACCCCGAGCTGAAAGCGGCCGGGGCCGCGATGGCCACCACCGCGTTGGCATCGCTGGGCGTCTTCGAGGAGGCGACCAGGCGCGCCCAGGAGGCGATCGAGGGGGACCGGGTGCCCAGCGCGGCCAACGTCGCGATGTACACCCAGGGCATGTGCTTCCGGCATCTCGGCCGGGAAGAGGAGGCCGTCGAGGCCCTGCGCCGGGTGTACTCGCGCGATGCGAAGTTCACACCGGCCCGTGAGGCGCTGGACAACCCGAACTACCGCTTGGTCTTGACGGACCCGGAAACCATTGAGGCACGCACAGATCCGTGGGATGCGGACAGCGCGCCCACCCGCGAGCAGGCCGAGGCCGCCAAGCACGCCGAGATGGCCAAGAAGTACCTCGACGAGGGCGACTCCGAGCTCAACGCCATGCTCGGCATGGACGCCGCCAAGCGGGAAATCAAACTGATCAAGTCGACAACCAAGGTGAACCTGGCCCGCGCGAAAATGGGCCTGCCGGTGCCGGTGACGTCGCGGCACACACTACTGCTCGGACCTCCTGGAACCGGCAAAACCTCTGTGGCACGGGCCTTTTCGAAGCAACTGTGCGGGCTGACCGTATTGCGTAAACCGTTGGTGGTGGAGACCAGCCGCGCAAAGTTGTTGGGCCGCTACATGGCCGACGCGGAGAAGAACACCGAAGAAATGCTCGAGGAAGCGCGCGGCGGGGCGGTGTTCTTCGACGAGATGCACAACCTGCACGAGAGCGGTTACTCCACCGGTGACGCCTACGGAAACGCGATCATCAACACCTTGCTGCTGTACATGGAGAACCACCGCGACGAACTGGTGGTCTTCGGGGCGGGGTACGCCAAGGCGATGGACAAGATGCTCGAGGTCAACCAAGGTCTGCGACGCCGGTTCTCCACCGTCATCGAGTTCTTCAGCTACAACCCGAAAGAGCTTGTCGCGCTGACTCAGCTGATGGGCCGGGAGAACGAGGACATCATCACCGACGACGCGGTCGAGGGACTGCTGCCGTCCTACACCCGGTTCTACGAGGACGAGACACTCTCCTCGGACGGCGACTTGATCCGCGGCATCGACACGCTCGGCAACGCCGGCTTCGTGCGCAATGTGGTGGAGAAGGCCCGCGATCACCGCAGCTTCCGGCTCGACGACGAAGACCTCGACGCGGTGCTGGCCAGTGACTTCGACGAATTCAGCGACGACCAGCTGCGCCGGTTCAAGGAGCTGACCCGCGACGACCTCGCCGAGGGACTCAGCGCGGCGGTGGCCGAGAAGAAGAGCGACTGA
- a CDS encoding PE family protein, whose protein sequence is MTFVTTQPELLAAAAARLAVVGSELAAQNAAAMAPTSAVVPAAADEISALAAAQFVSQAALYQAVAAQAVAVHDSFVDVLGASAASYAATEAANASSAI, encoded by the coding sequence ATGACTTTTGTGACGACGCAACCCGAACTGCTCGCCGCGGCGGCCGCCCGGTTGGCCGTTGTCGGCTCAGAACTGGCGGCACAGAATGCCGCGGCGATGGCCCCGACGTCTGCGGTGGTCCCCGCGGCAGCCGATGAGATATCCGCCCTGGCCGCAGCACAATTCGTCTCGCAGGCAGCGCTGTATCAGGCGGTGGCCGCACAGGCGGTCGCGGTGCACGACTCTTTCGTCGACGTCCTCGGCGCCAGCGCCGCGTCCTACGCCGCCACCGAAGCCGCGAACGCAAGTTCAGCGATCTGA
- a CDS encoding PNPOx family protein codes for MATRYDEPSGVAKKANTLIRWLAEAGISIAGTRALRVRGRASGRVRSVVVNVLTIGDAEYLVSPRGNTQWARNVRTAGAVDVGPVWRRRSLRATELADGAKAEVLKRYLERWYWEVKGHIAGLTPDSGADELRAAAPSIPVFVLTR; via the coding sequence GTGGCGACGAGATACGACGAACCCAGCGGTGTCGCGAAGAAGGCGAACACCTTGATCCGATGGCTGGCCGAAGCCGGCATCAGCATCGCGGGCACCCGCGCGCTACGCGTGCGCGGACGCGCGAGCGGTCGCGTCCGTAGCGTGGTCGTCAACGTCTTGACCATCGGTGATGCCGAGTACCTCGTGTCGCCGCGCGGCAACACCCAGTGGGCCCGCAACGTCCGCACAGCGGGCGCGGTCGATGTCGGACCGGTGTGGCGTCGCCGCAGTCTGCGCGCGACAGAGCTGGCGGACGGCGCCAAGGCGGAGGTGCTGAAGCGTTACCTGGAGCGGTGGTACTGGGAGGTCAAGGGCCACATCGCCGGGCTGACACCGGATTCCGGCGCCGACGAGCTGCGCGCCGCCGCGCCGTCGATCCCGGTTTTTGTGCTGACGCGCTAG
- a CDS encoding VOC family protein, which yields MSLRFGSPVQTAWVTRDLDATETALTGLLGVRKWVRLPDIHFAPDACSYLGAPADFVANISLSYLGEMQLELIEPVRGPNIYSDLLDNSGPGLHHICVEADSPEEFDAALASAEQQGASVPQQGVMPGGLRFAYLSAPNSGVPFIEIAHFSPEMRQFFDYIKQEQQ from the coding sequence ATGAGTCTCCGCTTCGGATCACCGGTCCAAACCGCATGGGTGACGCGCGACCTGGATGCCACCGAAACGGCTCTCACCGGGCTATTAGGCGTCAGGAAGTGGGTGCGTCTGCCCGACATCCACTTCGCGCCGGACGCCTGTAGCTACCTTGGTGCCCCGGCCGATTTCGTCGCCAACATCTCACTGAGCTACCTCGGCGAAATGCAACTCGAACTCATCGAACCGGTCCGCGGGCCTAATATCTATAGTGACCTTTTGGACAACTCTGGCCCGGGCTTACACCACATCTGCGTCGAGGCTGACTCTCCGGAGGAATTCGATGCCGCCCTCGCCTCGGCGGAGCAGCAGGGGGCCTCGGTGCCACAGCAGGGCGTGATGCCCGGGGGTCTGCGCTTCGCCTACCTGTCCGCGCCGAATTCCGGCGTTCCGTTCATCGAGATCGCGCACTTCTCACCCGAGATGCGGCAGTTCTTCGACTACATCAAGCAGGAGCAGCAGTGA
- a CDS encoding Rv1815 family serine proteinase yields MGGSAIRAFGVTLAAAVAAFCVPAPAHADPVPVFPGMEIHQGPHLCTLGYVDPALRVAFSAGHCHSDGPVMDRDNKVIGNVATFRDNTPNGTVVHTDQEISDYESIVLAPDVTINNILPGGRLLQSDPGLVVTPGEPICHFGVVTGESCGTVEAVNNGWFTMSHGTVSQQGDSGGPVYLTNGPGPARIVGIFNSVWGNLPAAVSWQSTTQQIRQDVGVGGPAI; encoded by the coding sequence GTGGGGGGTTCGGCAATTCGCGCATTCGGCGTAACTCTCGCGGCTGCGGTCGCGGCATTCTGCGTTCCCGCGCCCGCCCACGCTGATCCGGTGCCCGTATTCCCCGGAATGGAGATCCACCAGGGTCCTCACCTGTGCACTCTGGGCTACGTCGATCCCGCGCTGCGGGTGGCGTTCAGCGCCGGGCACTGCCACAGCGACGGCCCGGTTATGGACCGGGACAACAAGGTGATCGGCAACGTCGCAACATTCCGGGACAACACACCCAACGGGACGGTGGTCCATACCGACCAGGAGATCTCGGACTACGAATCGATCGTGTTGGCCCCCGACGTGACGATCAACAACATCCTGCCCGGTGGGCGCTTGCTGCAGTCCGACCCGGGACTGGTCGTCACGCCCGGCGAACCGATCTGTCACTTCGGCGTCGTCACCGGCGAGAGCTGCGGAACGGTGGAGGCCGTCAACAACGGCTGGTTCACGATGAGCCACGGCACCGTCAGCCAGCAGGGTGACTCCGGCGGACCGGTCTACCTCACCAACGGACCCGGACCCGCCCGCATCGTCGGCATCTTCAACAGCGTTTGGGGCAACCTGCCGGCGGCGGTGTCGTGGCAGTCGACCACCCAGCAGATCCGTCAGGACGTAGGCGTCGGCGGGCCGGCCATCTAG
- a CDS encoding FAD-binding protein, with the protein MSSTDIPATLSVDDIPSWSDEADVVVLGFGIAGGCAAVSAAAEGARVLVLERAAAAGGTSAMAGGHFYLGGGTAVQEATGHPDSAEEMYKYLVAVSRDPDHEKIRAYSGGSVEHFNWLEDLGFQFERSFYPGKVVVPPGTEGLSYTGNEKVWPFCEQAVPSPRGHSVPVPGELGGASMVIDLLVKRADELGVQFRYETGATNLVLDAEGVVVGVAWKHFTETGAVKAKSVIVATGGFAMNADMVAEHTPELGQPRRTKHHGLVAPYILGNPNDDGLGLRMGVSAGGVAENMNEKFITAAAYPPEILLTGVIVNKDGKRFVAEDSYHSRTSAFVLEQPEQTAYLIVDEAHTEMPAMPLIKFLDGYETIAELEEALEIPAGHVAATLERYNEFAANGEDPDFHKRPDYVAPQDNGPWAVFDLSLGRAMYSGFTMGGLAVTVDGEVKRGDGGVVPGLYAVGACASNIAQDGKGYASGTQLGEGSFFGRRAGTHAAGRAAGG; encoded by the coding sequence GTGAGTTCTACCGACATCCCGGCAACATTGAGCGTCGATGACATCCCGTCGTGGTCGGACGAGGCGGACGTCGTAGTGCTCGGCTTCGGCATCGCGGGCGGGTGCGCGGCGGTCAGCGCTGCCGCCGAAGGCGCACGGGTCCTGGTGCTGGAACGGGCCGCCGCCGCGGGTGGCACCAGCGCGATGGCCGGGGGTCACTTCTACCTCGGCGGCGGCACGGCGGTTCAGGAAGCGACAGGTCATCCCGACTCCGCCGAGGAGATGTACAAATACCTCGTCGCGGTGTCGCGCGATCCTGACCATGAGAAGATCCGCGCCTACAGCGGCGGCAGCGTCGAGCACTTCAATTGGTTGGAAGACTTGGGTTTTCAGTTCGAGCGAAGCTTCTACCCGGGCAAGGTCGTGGTACCGCCGGGCACCGAAGGGCTCAGTTACACCGGCAATGAGAAGGTCTGGCCGTTCTGCGAGCAGGCCGTCCCGTCGCCGCGAGGGCATTCCGTTCCCGTGCCCGGAGAACTCGGCGGCGCGTCGATGGTGATCGATCTGCTGGTCAAGCGCGCCGACGAACTGGGCGTCCAATTCCGGTACGAAACGGGGGCAACCAACCTGGTCCTGGACGCCGAGGGGGTCGTGGTCGGAGTCGCGTGGAAGCACTTCACCGAAACCGGTGCGGTCAAAGCGAAGTCGGTGATCGTCGCGACCGGCGGATTCGCGATGAACGCCGACATGGTCGCCGAACACACCCCTGAACTGGGTCAGCCGCGCCGCACCAAACACCATGGGCTGGTGGCTCCATACATCTTGGGCAATCCGAACGACGACGGTCTCGGTCTGCGGATGGGTGTTTCGGCGGGCGGCGTGGCCGAGAACATGAACGAGAAATTCATCACCGCCGCCGCGTATCCACCCGAGATCCTGCTGACCGGTGTGATCGTCAACAAAGACGGCAAGCGATTCGTCGCCGAGGACTCCTACCATTCGCGCACATCGGCTTTCGTGCTCGAGCAGCCAGAGCAGACGGCGTATCTGATCGTCGACGAGGCGCACACCGAGATGCCCGCGATGCCGTTGATCAAGTTCCTCGACGGTTACGAGACGATCGCCGAACTCGAAGAGGCACTCGAGATCCCCGCGGGTCATGTGGCCGCGACGCTGGAGCGCTACAACGAGTTCGCCGCCAACGGCGAAGATCCCGACTTCCACAAGCGCCCGGATTATGTTGCGCCGCAGGACAATGGGCCGTGGGCCGTATTCGACCTGTCACTCGGGCGGGCGATGTACTCCGGTTTCACGATGGGTGGCCTGGCGGTCACCGTCGACGGCGAGGTCAAGCGCGGCGACGGCGGCGTCGTCCCGGGCCTGTACGCGGTCGGCGCGTGCGCATCGAACATCGCCCAGGACGGCAAGGGTTACGCCAGCGGCACGCAACTGGGCGAGGGGTCGTTCTTCGGGCGCCGCGCCGGAACGCACGCGGCCGGCAGGGCCGCGGGCGGGTAG
- a CDS encoding sterol desaturase family protein, which yields MTAISGFLSVLPEQMRDPVLFAIPFFLGLLILEWTAARKLERIERQASMPTDRPGAGAYLTADSWASIRMGLISVATTAGWKFLALLGYAAIYAYVAPWHLAATRWYTWVIAILGVDLLYYCYHRSAHRIRLMWATHQAHHSSQFFNFATALRQKWNNSGEILMWIPLPLLGIPPWVVFCSFSLNLIYQFWVHTERIGRMWAPFEFVFNTPSHHRVHHGMDAEYLDKNYGGIFIVWDRLFGTFRQETFRPHYGLTKQVDTFNVWKLQTHEYLSIARDFRSARRFRDRLGYVFGPPGWQPAGVLRSAAPLTPSR from the coding sequence GTGACTGCGATCTCCGGCTTCCTCTCCGTGCTGCCAGAGCAGATGCGGGATCCGGTGTTGTTCGCGATCCCGTTCTTTCTCGGCCTGCTGATCCTGGAATGGACGGCGGCACGCAAACTCGAGCGCATCGAGCGGCAAGCATCGATGCCCACCGACCGTCCGGGAGCGGGCGCGTATCTGACCGCCGACTCGTGGGCCAGCATCCGGATGGGTCTCATCTCGGTCGCCACGACGGCGGGCTGGAAGTTCCTCGCGCTGCTGGGGTACGCCGCGATTTATGCCTACGTCGCGCCGTGGCACTTGGCCGCGACGCGGTGGTACACGTGGGTGATCGCGATCCTCGGCGTCGACCTCCTTTATTACTGCTATCACCGCAGCGCGCACCGCATTCGGCTGATGTGGGCGACCCATCAGGCGCATCACTCGAGCCAGTTCTTCAACTTTGCCACCGCGCTGCGGCAGAAGTGGAACAACAGCGGCGAGATCCTGATGTGGATCCCGTTGCCGCTCTTGGGAATTCCGCCTTGGGTGGTGTTCTGCAGTTTCTCGCTGAATCTGATCTACCAGTTCTGGGTGCACACCGAACGAATTGGGCGCATGTGGGCGCCTTTCGAATTCGTCTTCAACACACCCTCGCACCACCGGGTGCACCACGGGATGGACGCCGAATACCTCGACAAGAACTACGGCGGAATATTCATCGTCTGGGACCGGCTGTTCGGCACCTTCCGGCAGGAGACCTTCCGGCCGCACTACGGCCTGACCAAACAGGTCGACACGTTCAACGTCTGGAAACTGCAGACCCATGAATACCTCTCTATCGCAAGGGATTTCCGTTCTGCGAGGCGTTTCCGCGACCGCCTCGGGTATGTGTTCGGGCCGCCTGGATGGCAGCCGGCCGGGGTGCTGCGCAGCGCTGCTCCGCTGACTCCCTCGCGCTGA
- a CDS encoding TetR/AcrR family transcriptional regulator: MANRRDARERTEAQIIELGRRHLVEHGAAGLSLRAIARDLGMVSSAVYRYVASRDELLTLLLIDAYSELADVVDRARDAVSDDAWTEDVVAIAHAVRDWAVTHPASWALLYGSPVPGYHAPAERTVEPGTRVIGALFDAVAAGIATGDIKLTNHSAPQPMSDDFERLRQEFGFAGDDTVIAKCFATWAAVVGAISLEVFGQYGADTLSDTHAVFDAQVRLLVGVLTQPAFGVSAPN, encoded by the coding sequence ATGGCGAATCGGCGCGATGCGCGCGAACGCACCGAGGCGCAGATCATCGAGCTCGGTCGGCGCCACCTGGTGGAGCACGGCGCGGCCGGGCTGTCGCTGCGCGCAATCGCCCGCGACCTCGGCATGGTGTCGTCCGCGGTGTACCGCTACGTCGCCAGCCGCGACGAGTTGCTGACGTTGCTGCTGATCGACGCGTACTCCGAGCTTGCCGACGTGGTGGATCGCGCCCGCGACGCGGTGTCCGACGACGCGTGGACCGAGGACGTCGTTGCGATCGCCCACGCGGTGCGGGACTGGGCCGTGACACACCCGGCCAGTTGGGCGCTGCTGTACGGCAGTCCGGTGCCCGGCTATCACGCTCCGGCTGAGCGGACGGTCGAGCCCGGGACCCGGGTGATCGGCGCGCTGTTCGACGCCGTGGCGGCCGGCATAGCGACCGGAGACATCAAGTTGACGAATCATTCTGCGCCGCAACCGATGTCCGATGACTTCGAGCGACTCCGTCAGGAATTCGGATTTGCCGGCGACGACACGGTCATCGCCAAGTGCTTTGCGACGTGGGCCGCCGTGGTCGGCGCGATCAGCCTCGAGGTGTTCGGTCAGTACGGCGCCGACACGTTGAGCGACACCCACGCGGTGTTCGACGCTCAGGTGCGGCTATTGGTCGGGGTGCTCACCCAGCCGGCTTTCGGGGTTTCGGCGCCGAATTAG
- a CDS encoding LysM peptidoglycan-binding domain-containing protein, with amino-acid sequence MGDTLTEGQKLVKGESLTSSNGAYTLTLQDDGNLVLASRGHAIWSSGTNGEDVVRAEVQSDGNFVLYTGDKPVWHTDTKGKKNVRLVLQDDRNLVLYSADGAAWSTKTETDAPPPAEPEAAAPAAAEEEHHAEEAAHAEPEPAAPRTYTVESGDTLWAIAEQFYGDGNKYQIIADASGISNPDLIQPGQVLTIP; translated from the coding sequence GTGGGAGACACTCTCACCGAGGGGCAAAAGCTCGTCAAAGGTGAATCGCTGACATCGAGCAACGGGGCCTACACCCTGACACTGCAGGATGACGGAAACCTGGTCCTGGCATCACGCGGTCACGCGATCTGGTCGTCGGGCACCAACGGCGAAGACGTCGTGCGCGCCGAGGTGCAGAGCGACGGCAACTTCGTTCTCTACACGGGCGACAAGCCGGTGTGGCACACCGACACCAAGGGCAAAAAGAACGTCCGCCTGGTCCTGCAGGACGACCGCAACCTCGTGCTCTACTCCGCAGACGGCGCCGCGTGGTCGACCAAGACCGAGACCGACGCTCCTCCGCCGGCCGAGCCCGAAGCGGCCGCACCGGCAGCCGCCGAGGAAGAACACCACGCCGAGGAAGCCGCGCACGCCGAGCCGGAGCCCGCCGCCCCGCGGACTTACACCGTCGAGTCGGGTGACACGTTGTGGGCCATCGCCGAGCAGTTCTACGGCGACGGCAACAAGTACCAGATCATCGCCGACGCCAGCGGCATCTCGAACCCGGACCTGATTCAACCGGGCCAGGTTCTGACCATTCCTTGA
- a CDS encoding PPE family protein: MTAALDFGAFPPDVNSAKMYAGPGSASMLAAASTWNGLASELRSQAANYSAIVANLTGEGWQGPASTAMAGAAAPYTAWMHTTAAQAEQTAGQATAAAAAYEAAYGMTVPPPVIAANRAQLAALVATNVLGQNGPAIAATEAHYGQMWAQDAAAMYGYAAQSSSATKVPAFATAPQTTAPGALAGQAAATTQATGSSAQAALSQLTSSVPGTLQGMSSPATSSTSMLGELEGLLSGGSSGNSQLDGFWNAWGPNANVWNTITSTGAINPLQAAQIVTSASFLGPGTMAGSEGLSQLSPLGGMAAGLGSGTPAISGVTGLGAAAPSMSAGVGQAASIGQLSVPPGWTSAPPAAMPSAGSALGSTPLAAPAEVAAGVPGVAPTGAGVGARAGATGGIMDTRFLARPPMVPSWAAVG; this comes from the coding sequence ATGACTGCAGCACTCGACTTCGGCGCGTTCCCACCAGATGTCAACTCCGCCAAGATGTACGCCGGCCCCGGGTCGGCGTCGATGCTGGCCGCCGCGTCCACGTGGAACGGGCTGGCGTCCGAACTGCGTTCGCAGGCAGCCAATTACAGTGCGATCGTCGCGAACCTGACCGGCGAGGGCTGGCAGGGCCCGGCGTCGACCGCGATGGCAGGCGCCGCCGCGCCGTACACGGCGTGGATGCACACGACGGCGGCGCAGGCCGAGCAGACCGCCGGCCAGGCGACGGCCGCGGCAGCGGCGTACGAGGCCGCCTACGGGATGACCGTGCCGCCGCCGGTGATCGCGGCCAATCGGGCTCAGCTCGCGGCGTTGGTCGCCACGAATGTGCTGGGCCAGAACGGTCCCGCCATCGCGGCGACCGAGGCGCACTACGGCCAGATGTGGGCGCAGGACGCCGCGGCGATGTACGGCTACGCCGCACAGTCGTCGTCGGCCACCAAGGTGCCGGCGTTCGCGACCGCGCCGCAGACCACCGCCCCCGGCGCGCTCGCAGGTCAGGCGGCCGCGACGACTCAGGCCACCGGCAGCAGCGCGCAGGCCGCGTTGTCGCAGCTGACCTCGTCGGTTCCCGGCACGCTGCAGGGAATGTCGTCGCCGGCGACGTCGTCGACCTCGATGCTGGGCGAGCTCGAGGGCCTGCTCAGTGGTGGCTCGTCGGGCAACTCGCAGCTCGACGGTTTCTGGAACGCGTGGGGGCCCAACGCCAACGTCTGGAACACGATCACCTCGACCGGAGCGATCAACCCGCTGCAGGCGGCGCAAATCGTCACCAGCGCCAGCTTCCTCGGACCCGGCACGATGGCGGGAAGCGAGGGCCTGAGCCAACTTTCACCGTTGGGCGGGATGGCCGCGGGCCTGGGCTCTGGCACGCCGGCAATCTCGGGCGTGACCGGCCTCGGCGCGGCCGCACCCTCGATGTCGGCGGGCGTCGGTCAGGCCGCGTCCATCGGCCAGCTGTCGGTGCCGCCCGGCTGGACCTCGGCGCCGCCCGCGGCGATGCCGTCGGCCGGATCGGCGCTGGGCAGCACGCCGTTGGCCGCACCGGCCGAGGTCGCGGCCGGTGTACCCGGCGTGGCCCCGACGGGTGCCGGGGTCGGCGCCCGCGCCGGGGCGACCGGCGGCATCATGGACACCCGGTTCCTGGCCCGGCCGCCGATGGTCCCCTCGTGGGCTGCGGTCGGCTAA